AACCGGTAGGGGAAATGAATCATTTTACTCCAGTTTTCTTAAGTCACACTTTGTGGCACAAgctgtgggcttttttttttcttttaaagtggACAGGCTTAGTGGATTTACACCGAACTGAAGTAAGTAACACCATGAATCTACTACAACTCATAACTGTTGTACATTTCAAAGCCTAAAGCAGTGTGAGATGTCACGCATCTTACTCCTGTAGACTTTAAAGCATAGCTCTGATGTTGGCAGCATGTTTCCAATATGATGTGATtagaaatctgcaattttggggtttggtatttttCAGGTTACACTGTTTACTGTGTGGGATTAAAAATCTTATATGGGAAAATAAGGAtgattttattaggggaaggggttttaataaatactttattttataatttctaggtccccatagaggacttatATGTAGTCATTAGATTTCATTCAACGTATAATGCTACGCCAGGCTACATCAGTGAGTCAGGGGTAGGTGAGGAGGCCCTCTTCCACCATTTTAGCTCATTAAACTCCCGCAATCAAGATcagaaattaaatggattttcagGCCATAGACattttattctttggatagggaataagatgtctgatcacggggggagggcctgccactgggacccccgcaatctacatGCAGCACCAGCATTATAtaccgggctgctgctccagtcttggaaacctcctctgtttccgggactggagacatgacaccaggtcccctccattcatctctatgggaggggatgtgactgcacccagacctcttatcccctatccttaggggataagatgtctacggcctgaatacccctttaagttacatgcaccactcttcctcacaggttttgctaaatctccccaacTAATCCCAAACACAGCTAAGGAAATTCAAATGGTTTCATAGTAAGAAAATAATGCTGAATGGTCCAGCCAATCACTTGCCATATAAATCTGTTGAAAGAACTGAAGATAATGGATTAatagaagaggcccacagaacTTGAGATTTTAAGACTGtgcccctgatttactaagagtaaaGTATAGTTttcttttgagttttttttttttactaaccggtgtttttccactgtatttattagatgagcgaacttacagtaaattcgattagttaCAAacgtctcagctcggcagttgctgactttatcctgcataaatgagttcagctttcaggggctccggtgggctggaaaaggtggatacagtcctaggagagagtctccagcccatcggagcaccagaaagctgaactcatttatacaggataaagtcatcaactgccgagccgagaagtttgtgacaaatcgaatcactaacttcactcatctctagtatttaatttttttttttttttttggtgcaaatgaATGGGCCAAAATCAAACCAAACAATGCATGAGTAATTTTCTCCATACAGGAGGCATCTTGAAactcattaccaacaaaggcttttgtacaaagtattaaaaaaaaaattcattaaacatgttcaatactttttgcctgtgtcatttcacattatcacATGGAATTTGAGCTTGTTTTGCTTTATTTGTATTCATGGATTACTTGgcttgttaccaacatctggtaacATTTCATGgcaatagcacctttggaaatatatttagtgaaaaaattgtaacgtattcaatacttatttcacccactGTAAGTAGAAAACAAGTCATCCAAAAAAACATGCTGCCCGTCAACCACTCCATCATTAATATTTTACTACATGATTCTGACACAAATTCAGCCAACTCATAGCTGGGCTATCAGACAGCCTGAGCCACTTAGTCTTcaaatgtgccaaatttatcaaagtataaggctatgttcagaccatGCAATGTCCGCGTAGACATTCCACCAACAGCAGAGCGTctaatagacagcaatgcatttccgtgtggacattccaccaaCAGCAGAGCGTctaatagacagcaatgcatttccgtgtggacattccaccaaCAGCAGAGCGTctaatagacagcaatgtatttccgtgtggacattccaccaaCAGCAGAGCGTctaatagacagcaatgcatttccgtgtggacattccaccaaCAGCAGAGCGTctaatagacagcaatgcatttccgtgtggacattccaccaaCAGCAGAGCGTctaatagacagcaatgtatttccgtgtggacattccaccaaCAGCAGAGCGTctaatagacagcaatgcatttccgtgtggacattccaccaaCAGCAGAGCGTctaatagacagcaatgcatttccgtgtggaCTACACAAAGAATAGACAGGTATATTCTGTGGACTTCGGAATCGGGATTACTGCTGTTTCTGCCATGGCAATTCCGAcgagtgcacagtgcagcagaatcccattgaaatgaatgggactctgctgcagcggaatgtccgtgctgaattctgcacagaaattccattgtgtgaaaatAGCCTAAGAATTAGTATGAGTAACTTAATGAATCTGATGTGCTCCTTTAACAATTTAGTAAGGACATAACTCCAATGGGGTCCTGCTCCTGGctgaagaaataaataaaaaggactaCAGCAGAATGCATGTTCTTATGATGTTTTCAATACTATATATAGTGTTCTACTGTGAACAAAGGATCAGTAACCTTGACAGTCAAAAATGCAAGATTAAATTACTATAATATTTTAATTGTTATGCCATATTCTCATCATTTCCATCTTGTTATATATGGCAGACTTAGGCTATGGTTGGTACTAGTTTAGAGCGTCACTTTTTCTCTCTGTCCCTGCCATATATGTAATAGGAGACAGAAATACTCACCAAGGGAACGTCAGCCATGGAGTAGACTATCACTCCCTGGTACTGTGCTGTGTTCTCGGTTATTCTCCCCAGTCCAGATTTAAGAACATGGTTGCCATACAAGAATGACTGCTCAGCTCCTGGCTTTACCCACACTTTGTACTATAAGGTAAAGAGACAGGCATCAAATACAGAAGGGAAGACGCGAGTAGGATGATAAAACATTCTTTTTAGTCTCTGGTAGGAGAATCTGTATCATTTCGATCACCTTTGCATATGGCGCCAGATAATCTAGAGCTGTAACGTGAAGACGAAACTTCTGAGTCTTGGTAAATTTTCCAAAACAGGTTCCAAGAGAGACCAGTTTGTCGCGGGCGATATTTGTTGCCAGTTTCAAGATTTTCTCACTGGAAGGCACAACAAGTATTAGATAGTTTCCTTGACCATTAAAGGGGCGGTCCAGCAAAAAACTAACTTTTCCCTTTATCCACAGAATAataggataagtagctgatcatgggaGGGCCGACttatgggacccctgtgatcccaggaatgggaccctggctctcagtgaggagacagcacacacttcatttctatggaagcacTGGAAAAACCCAAATACAGCATTCGGGTATGTCCTGCTCCCCAGATCGTggggtgggtgggggtgggggggggggggtgccagcagtcaaaccccccccctgcaatcagcaacttatcccctatcatgtgaacacagcctaacaagTGTGCCTGGAGACacgccctggatgggaaacactaccttaaaggggtaaacattttcttttatatcaactggtgtcagaaagttaaacagatttttaagttaatgcatctgatgaaaggtgaCGACCTGAAACGCGTCGTGCTTGGCGCTTACTCCTAGGACTTactgaagtctctccatgtccatGCTTTTAATGTGatgaaaataaaggtgaagtttcttatccgctggcatctacctgctttcttctaaACTTGGAGGACTTTCTTGCCGTGCGGTGAACGGGTGAGCTGACAAACCACTACTTTAGCAAATttttaagttacttctattaaagagtagctcccaccaacctttttgtttttctatccctgcctattacccatctatccctaaccccctccctgctttagtttttttttttaccatgttaaaaacgactttttgtctgcctggtacgtTCCCTCAGTCTGTTCcccgctctccccccccccccccgtgttaaaATGCCGAACCCCGCTCTCCCCTGAAACAGATCCATACATACTGCCAGACAGTCCAGCGTGCAGGGGCAGCAGCGTCATGTGCAGTGgccgattgacaggcagggagcgagcgcaggctgaatgaattaggaccgatgcccggccggcatcagtccaaattcaggcgtgacgtcacgccggccactaggagggagacccctagtggccggttttcaaacgttaattaaagcattttaatttaaaaaaaatatatatatattagagatatgttgtagtacatatgtactacaacatataaaaaaa
The sequence above is a segment of the Hyla sarda isolate aHylSar1 chromosome 6, aHylSar1.hap1, whole genome shotgun sequence genome. Coding sequences within it:
- the NIP7 gene encoding 60S ribosome subunit biogenesis protein NIP7 homolog, which encodes MRPLTEEETKTMFEKLSKYIGENIKLLVDRPDGTYCFRLHNDRVYYVSEKILKLATNIARDKLVSLGTCFGKFTKTQKFRLHVTALDYLAPYAKYKVWVKPGAEQSFLYGNHVLKSGLGRITENTAQYQGVIVYSMADVPLGFGVAAKSTQECRKLDPMQIVVFHQADVGEYIRHEDTLT